The sequence TTTCAGCTAATTTTTCATCATTGGTCAGACACATTCCGCCGTCGCCCATCGCACCTAAATTTTTACTCGGGAAAAAGGATAAAGTTCCGATATCTCCGATCGTGCCGGCAACCTTGTTATCGAATCTTGCTCCAATCCCTTGAGCATTATCTTCAATTATAGGAAGATCATTTTTTCGAGCAATAGCAGTGATCTTATCCATGTCAGCCGGTTGTCCGAAAAGATGAACGACCATAATAGCTTTGGTTTTGGAAGTGATCACGGCTTCGATCTGATCAGCGTCGATATTGAAAGTTTCCGGATCGATGTCGGCAAAAACCGGATTTGCTCCCACGCGATGGATCGAACCGGCAGTTGCAAAAAAAGTGAATGGAGTAGTGATAACTTCATCGTCTTTTTCGATTTCGAGTGCTTTTAATGCTAAAACAAGAGCGTCGGTTCCGGAAGCACAACCGATGGCATATTTTGCTTCGCAATAAACCGAAATCTTTTCTTCCAATTCTTTTACCTGCGGTCCTAAAATGTATTTATGAGATGCAAATACTTTTTCAAATTCTTTCCTGATATCGTCTAAAAGGGCATCATATTGTGCGTTTAGATCTAAAAGAGGTACATTCATAAAACTCCTTATTATTCTTCGAAATAATTAATAACTTTTTCTAAAATTTTGTCCAAATTATACTTGGTTTTATACCCGATCATATTTTTAATTTTTGTCAGATCCGGAGCTCTTCTGATCATATCTTCAAAGCCTTCTTCATAAGCATCTTCATATTTGATAAACTCAATTTTGGAGCGGCTTTTAGTTAATTTTTTGATTTTATGAGCAAGTTCTTCGATCGTTATTTCTTCGCTGCTGCCGATATTAAAGATCTGACCTTCAGCTTTTTTCTCATTCATGAGTTTTATCAAACCACCGACAACATCTTCGATATCCGTAAAACAGCGGGACTGCTTTCCGTCTCCAAAAACAGTGATCGGATGGTTCAGAAGAGCGCTTTTCACGAATTTCGGAATTACCATCCCATACTGTCCGGTTTGTCGCGGACCGACCGTATTAAAACATCTAACGATCACAACCGGAAGTTTTTTCTCACGATAATAAGCTAGAGATAAAAATTCATCGATCGCTTTGGCAGAACTGTAGCTCCAACGAGAAATATGAGTAGAACCGAGTAACCTGTCATCTTCTTCTTTAAACGGAACTTTGTTTGCTTTT is a genomic window of Candidatus Cloacimonadota bacterium containing:
- a CDS encoding DegT/DnrJ/EryC1/StrS family aminotransferase, with protein sequence MNVPLLDLNAQYDALLDDIRKEFEKVFASHKYILGPQVKELEEKISVYCEAKYAIGCASGTDALVLALKALEIEKDDEVITTPFTFFATAGSIHRVGANPVFADIDPETFNIDADQIEAVITSKTKAIMVVHLFGQPADMDKITAIARKNDLPIIEDNAQGIGARFDNKVAGTIGDIGTLSFFPSKNLGAMGDGGMCLTNDEKLAEKLKQLRVHGENPRYFHKWVGLNSRLDTLQAAVLLTKLPHLESWSEARRQNAKYYYENMNDIPQIKLPVIHKKAKSIYNQFTLIAENRDELQNFLREKNIGCAVYYPKPLHIQECFSYLNYKEGDLPVSEEMSKKVISIPIYSEISKKQQDYVIETIKEFYLK
- a CDS encoding NAD-dependent epimerase/dehydratase family protein, which produces MKILITGGAGFIGSHLAEKLLKEGNEISVIDNLSTGRFSNIRHLVKNQNFKYTINSVLNRDILQKLISEAEQVYHLAAAVGVKYIIDNPLLSLKTNIAGTENVLEFANKFKKKVLVASTSEIYGKANKVPFKEEDDRLLGSTHISRWSYSSAKAIDEFLSLAYYREKKLPVVIVRCFNTVGPRQTGQYGMVIPKFVKSALLNHPITVFGDGKQSRCFTDIEDVVGGLIKLMNEKKAEGQIFNIGSSEEITIEELAHKIKKLTKSRSKIEFIKYEDAYEEGFEDMIRRAPDLTKIKNMIGYKTKYNLDKILEKVINYFEE